One part of the Blastocatellia bacterium genome encodes these proteins:
- a CDS encoding restriction endonuclease subunit S yields the protein MAFETYPLGDICDFLDNMRVPISEELRKPGPYPYFGANGQQGWIDNYIFDEPLVLLAEDGGQFGSKTKPIAYKVSGKCWVNNHAHVLRVKSNCDIDYLHRILSFYDVAQYVNGTTRAKLTKGNAELLPIPLPSLSEQKHIAMTLEKADRVRRQHRYALKLSDTFLPSVFLKMFGDPVTNPMEWDINQSGDISEVQGGLQLSKVRDELELKRPYLRVANVYRGVLNISEIKSIGLTKNEFKSVKLQKGDILVVEGHGNIDEIGRCAVWDGSIKDCVHQNHLIRIRVNSKIINNLYLSFHINSFAGRDYFRRSSRTTSGLNTISTGIVKRYAVTIPPITLQEQFANIVYQFERLRAQQREAERQADHLFQTLLYRAFRGELTARQPAKIVAFPRHNSVADRGAILSYIVHLLSHQPTLGRVKCAKFLYWTSTYVSIDMGGKYRRAAAGPLADFLESIEDTAKEKGWFTLQPRSGEGYYYQPGPNIAERVQAAIEILGDRKDKLDKLLEDLAGVPSDQIEAAATLFAVWNDFLIDGHQPTDKEIIREALENWHPDKRLKRLFNPILLKASLQWMREIKLTPTGIGPRTS from the coding sequence ATGGCTTTTGAAACATATCCACTCGGAGATATATGTGATTTCTTGGATAATATGAGGGTTCCAATCAGTGAGGAACTCCGTAAGCCAGGGCCATATCCCTACTTCGGTGCTAACGGTCAACAAGGTTGGATAGATAACTACATTTTCGATGAACCTCTCGTCCTACTTGCTGAAGATGGGGGCCAGTTTGGCTCCAAAACAAAGCCTATAGCTTACAAGGTTTCGGGCAAGTGCTGGGTAAATAATCATGCCCATGTTTTACGCGTGAAGAGTAACTGTGACATTGATTATCTACATCGGATTCTTAGCTTTTATGATGTCGCCCAATACGTAAACGGGACTACTAGGGCAAAACTTACCAAAGGCAACGCAGAGCTATTACCAATTCCTCTTCCTTCCCTCTCCGAACAGAAGCATATCGCCATGACCTTGGAAAAGGCAGACCGGGTGCGCCGACAGCACCGCTATGCGCTTAAACTGAGCGATACGTTTTTGCCGTCAGTGTTTTTGAAGATGTTTGGCGACCCTGTTACTAACCCAATGGAGTGGGACATTAACCAATCGGGCGATATAAGTGAGGTACAAGGTGGGTTGCAATTAAGCAAGGTGAGAGATGAGCTTGAACTCAAACGGCCTTACTTGCGAGTAGCAAATGTATATCGAGGCGTACTAAATATCTCTGAGATAAAATCTATTGGCTTAACGAAGAATGAATTTAAGAGCGTTAAATTGCAAAAGGGTGACATTCTTGTTGTTGAAGGACATGGGAATATTGATGAGATAGGCAGATGTGCTGTTTGGGATGGTTCAATAAAAGACTGCGTTCACCAAAACCACCTAATTCGTATTCGTGTGAACTCGAAGATCATTAACAATCTTTATCTAAGCTTTCATATAAATAGCTTTGCCGGAAGAGACTATTTTAGAAGATCAAGTAGAACAACAAGCGGATTAAATACTATTAGCACAGGCATTGTTAAAAGATATGCTGTAACTATCCCTCCAATAACATTGCAGGAGCAATTTGCTAATATAGTCTATCAGTTTGAACGTCTTCGTGCGCAGCAACGAGAAGCTGAACGTCAAGCAGATCACCTGTTTCAAACGCTGCTGTATCGCGCCTTTCGCGGCGAGTTGACCGCGCGGCAGCCCGCTAAGATCGTTGCGTTTCCACGCCATAATAGCGTTGCTGATCGAGGGGCTATTCTTTCTTATATCGTTCACTTACTCTCACACCAGCCTACACTTGGGCGCGTCAAATGCGCTAAGTTTCTCTATTGGACATCAACATACGTTAGCATTGATATGGGCGGCAAATACCGGCGTGCAGCTGCCGGCCCACTCGCAGACTTCTTGGAATCAATAGAGGACACCGCTAAAGAAAAGGGCTGGTTTACTCTGCAACCGCGCAGTGGTGAAGGCTACTACTACCAGCCCGGCCCAAACATCGCAGAGCGGGTTCAAGCCGCTATAGAAATACTAGGCGACCGAAAAGATAAGCTAGACAAATTGCTTGAAGACCTCGCGGGCGTTCCGTCCGATCAAATCGAAGCCGCCGCGACGCTGTTCGCAGTATGGAATGATTTTCTGATCGACGGACATCAACCCACAGATAAAGAGATCATTCGGGAAGCTCTGGAAAACTGGCATCCTGATAAGCGGCTCAAGAGGCTATTCAATCCAATTTTGCTAAAAGCCTCTTTGCAATGGATGAGAGAAATCAAATTGACGCCTACAGGAATCGGCCCCCGAACTTCCTAA
- a CDS encoding PadR family transcriptional regulator, with protein sequence MGKSHLGEFEELVLLAILRLNNDAYGVPIRQTLEEATGRPVSIGAIYITLERLEGKGYVSSRLGEATSERGGRAKRYYEVQASGIRVLNEARVVREKLLAGIRPGQNALT encoded by the coding sequence ATGGGGAAGAGCCATTTAGGAGAATTTGAGGAATTGGTTCTCTTGGCGATATTACGCCTTAATAATGATGCCTATGGCGTACCTATTCGACAGACACTTGAGGAGGCAACCGGTCGGCCTGTATCTATAGGGGCTATTTATATAACACTTGAGAGACTTGAAGGTAAAGGATATGTGAGTTCTCGATTAGGCGAAGCTACTTCCGAACGAGGAGGGCGAGCCAAGCGATATTATGAAGTGCAAGCATCAGGTATCCGAGTACTGAATGAAGCGCGGGTGGTACGTGAGAAGCTTCTGGCAGGGATTCGTCCTGGTCAGAACGCTCTTACTTAA